The Treponema medium genome has a window encoding:
- a CDS encoding DUF2804 domain-containing protein: protein MDIQKVPYTRIITPAPRRPIENAVPLFGSYSGMFHTFDIRGVKKPFGDLPFPTFLTDIRITDTLRLLFCDDNLIGEIEFFYGGYFAFMETTLWNRQTNRLLAYRQLLPLGFVHLPKYIAYSVATCRVKRRYVRIFSRLSKGMLYADFDFLAANDRPSCEGRLDFDSRSSQCTDYSAVIPAFVSRRCQAVYFRSFAVNGWVTFGHNQDIQLNKTTAVGFLDFRKTYTPPRTKRSVVIGLGIIDGTQVSFHLSNSIAPDSYSYNDNILFYGGKRIPLPPVRITYPFGSSKNWIIQDTESMVDLTFTPSAISQRNLNILVWRRDYKTICGTFEGSFLIEDGVVLKLKGFPGIAKKVRMRM from the coding sequence ATGGATATACAAAAAGTTCCTTATACCCGCATTATTACTCCGGCTCCTCGCCGCCCCATCGAAAATGCAGTACCGCTGTTTGGGTCGTACTCGGGGATGTTCCATACCTTTGACATACGAGGCGTCAAGAAGCCGTTTGGCGATTTACCGTTTCCTACTTTTCTTACGGATATCCGCATAACCGACACATTGCGGCTCCTTTTTTGCGATGATAACCTTATCGGCGAAATTGAATTTTTTTATGGCGGATATTTTGCTTTTATGGAAACAACGCTGTGGAACCGGCAGACGAACCGCTTGCTTGCCTACCGGCAACTTTTGCCGCTGGGGTTTGTGCATCTGCCTAAATACATTGCATACAGCGTTGCAACTTGCCGCGTTAAACGGCGATATGTTCGCATTTTTTCCCGCCTTTCCAAAGGGATGCTCTATGCCGATTTCGATTTTCTTGCTGCCAACGACCGGCCGTCATGCGAGGGCAGGCTTGATTTTGATTCGCGTTCGTCGCAATGCACCGACTATTCTGCTGTCATTCCTGCTTTTGTGAGCCGCCGGTGCCAAGCCGTGTATTTCCGATCATTTGCCGTAAACGGCTGGGTTACGTTTGGACATAATCAAGATATACAATTAAATAAAACGACCGCGGTCGGCTTTTTAGATTTTAGAAAAACCTATACGCCTCCCCGTACAAAGCGGAGTGTTGTTATCGGACTGGGCATTATTGACGGCACCCAAGTTTCCTTCCATTTAAGTAATTCCATCGCTCCTGATAGCTACAGCTATAACGACAATATTTTATTTTACGGTGGAAAACGCATTCCATTACCGCCGGTGCGTATTACGTACCCGTTCGGTTCTTCTAAGAATTGGATTATTCAAGATACCGAAAGCATGGTCGATTTAACCTTTACCCCCAGTGCAATTTCGCAGCGGAATCTGAATATCCTCGTCTGGCGGCGGGACTATAAAACCATCTGCGGTACTTTTGAAGGCTCTTTTTTAATTGAAGATGGCGTTGTGCTCAAATTAAAAGGGTTTCCCGGTATTGCAAAAAAAGTACGAATGAGGATGTAA
- a CDS encoding S-methyl-5-thioribose-1-phosphate isomerase, producing the protein MERKDAELAFLLQYENVAWYEKGRVRILDRRIYPEKITYVECSSWQEVRQAIADMVTQSAGPYTAVAMGMALAAYQVRNEGAEKQRHFLEEAAQGLAHARPTTANRMGQITAGSLAVAENALNAGQDVVTALFNTAIDSLNRRYGIMEKVGSYLAELFPQGGGVLTQCFGETIVGMMLKAARARNNPVRIICAETRPFLQGARLTASCAADMGFDTTVITDNMVAYMMQQGQVDLFTSAADTITRDGHIANKIGTFQIALLAERFDIPYYVTGIPDADKKSAADIRIEQRNPEETLSCHGVRHTHPAVKGIYPSFDITPPQLIRGVVTDKGIYRSQELGAYFDTPQDRFY; encoded by the coding sequence ATGGAACGAAAAGACGCAGAACTTGCATTTTTATTGCAATACGAAAATGTCGCATGGTATGAAAAAGGACGTGTCAGAATCCTTGACCGGCGCATCTATCCCGAAAAAATAACGTATGTTGAATGTTCTTCGTGGCAGGAAGTCCGACAGGCGATTGCCGATATGGTAACCCAGAGCGCCGGGCCGTACACGGCTGTCGCTATGGGGATGGCGCTTGCTGCATATCAAGTACGGAATGAAGGGGCGGAAAAGCAGCGGCACTTTCTTGAAGAGGCGGCGCAGGGGTTGGCTCATGCCCGTCCGACGACGGCAAACAGAATGGGACAAATTACTGCAGGCAGTCTTGCTGTGGCTGAAAATGCCTTGAACGCGGGGCAAGATGTAGTAACCGCCCTTTTTAACACTGCAATAGATTCGCTGAATCGGCGCTACGGTATAATGGAAAAGGTTGGAAGCTATCTTGCAGAGCTTTTCCCGCAAGGAGGCGGCGTTCTTACCCAGTGCTTTGGGGAAACGATTGTCGGGATGATGCTGAAGGCAGCCCGCGCGCGCAATAATCCCGTTAGAATAATCTGTGCCGAAACGCGGCCGTTCTTGCAAGGCGCCCGTTTAACTGCAAGCTGCGCCGCCGATATGGGGTTTGACACCACCGTTATTACCGATAATATGGTTGCCTATATGATGCAGCAAGGGCAAGTTGATCTTTTTACCTCGGCAGCGGATACCATTACGCGGGACGGGCATATCGCGAATAAAATCGGCACGTTTCAGATAGCCCTGCTTGCAGAACGGTTCGATATACCGTACTATGTAACCGGCATACCGGATGCAGATAAGAAAAGCGCCGCCGATATCCGCATCGAACAGCGTAACCCTGAAGAAACGCTTTCGTGCCATGGAGTACGGCATACTCATCCTGCGGTAAAAGGGATCTATCCCTCGTTTGACATTACTCCGCCTCAGCTTATCCGTGGGGTTGTAACCGATAAGGGGATATACCGTTCCCAAGAACTTGGTGCGTATTTTGATACGCCGCAGGATCGATTCTATTAG
- a CDS encoding DEAD/DEAH box helicase has product MDISFRDLGLDESVLNAVAAKGFEEPTPIQVLAIPRLLNGDANVIAKARTGTGKTAAYGLPLVQELREPREKPRALVLVPTRELALQVASEIESFKEGTHPRITTVYGGASIVEQLRNLKRGCEIVAGTPGRVIDHLERGSLNLDSIEYFILDEADEMLNMGFIEDIETIFKKANPDSRVLMFSATMPKQILKIAADFMGEYEIVEEEASEEPLPLTEQFFWMVREEDKSEALVRLIDTAENFYGLVFCQTKVDADAVAKELDERHYEAAALHGDIPQGQREKILSRFRAGKTRILVATDVAARGIDIEGITHVVNYSIPYDGPTYTHRIGRTGRAGAKGTAVSFIRPNERRRIDYLRRHARGELQEGKIPSIEKVLAQKQERLFSDLRRQLDTVRAEHTINKPFIELARELLAGNKASFAATEENAAVSYSENTESGVKNIDSPADSINAADNIGAAANTANVDEAVAFGAEAAVSSAKNIDSVEVLAAVLQLHYGSVLSASHYRNIKVPRTEDKRGKSSGGNTVRLYIGLGRKDGTSKRSLAQFFSTLLSIPEHAVDRIELFDRFSLADLPADAAHEALRLSKKKANMPHIHIDTKSDPVNEKPPHTAGYAKKSPSRKLREGNRREAFFREKDTRKKHPVSTGSAAAYKKRK; this is encoded by the coding sequence ATGGATATATCTTTTAGAGATTTGGGACTCGATGAGTCCGTGTTGAATGCGGTAGCGGCAAAAGGATTTGAAGAGCCGACGCCCATTCAAGTGTTGGCAATTCCGCGCCTCTTAAACGGCGATGCGAACGTTATTGCAAAGGCGAGAACAGGTACCGGTAAAACCGCCGCCTACGGATTGCCGCTTGTACAGGAATTGAGGGAACCGCGAGAAAAACCGCGTGCGTTAGTACTGGTGCCTACTCGCGAACTTGCGCTGCAAGTCGCTTCGGAAATAGAATCGTTTAAGGAAGGAACCCATCCCCGTATCACGACCGTATACGGCGGCGCGTCGATTGTCGAGCAATTACGAAACTTAAAACGCGGGTGTGAAATTGTTGCCGGAACCCCCGGCCGTGTTATCGATCATTTGGAGCGCGGCTCGCTGAATTTGGACAGTATCGAATATTTTATTTTAGATGAAGCTGATGAAATGCTGAACATGGGCTTTATCGAAGATATCGAAACGATATTCAAAAAAGCAAATCCCGATTCGCGGGTGCTGATGTTTTCGGCGACGATGCCCAAGCAGATTTTGAAAATCGCTGCCGACTTTATGGGCGAATATGAAATTGTAGAAGAAGAGGCGTCGGAAGAACCGCTGCCGCTTACCGAACAGTTTTTTTGGATGGTGAGGGAAGAAGATAAAAGCGAGGCCTTGGTGCGCCTGATCGACACCGCCGAAAACTTTTACGGGCTGGTCTTTTGCCAAACTAAGGTTGACGCCGATGCGGTTGCGAAAGAGCTTGACGAACGGCATTACGAAGCCGCCGCTTTGCATGGAGACATCCCGCAGGGACAGCGCGAAAAAATCTTGAGCCGTTTTCGGGCAGGGAAAACCCGCATTCTCGTTGCAACCGATGTCGCCGCCCGCGGTATCGATATCGAGGGGATTACGCACGTTGTCAACTATTCCATTCCGTATGACGGCCCCACGTACACGCACCGTATCGGTAGAACCGGACGGGCGGGGGCGAAAGGGACGGCGGTAAGCTTTATCCGCCCGAATGAGCGGCGCAGGATCGACTATTTGCGCCGCCATGCGCGAGGCGAGTTGCAGGAAGGAAAAATTCCTTCTATAGAAAAAGTCCTCGCGCAAAAACAGGAGCGGCTCTTTTCCGATCTGCGGCGGCAGTTGGACACCGTCCGAGCCGAACATACGATCAACAAGCCCTTTATCGAACTTGCCCGGGAACTCTTAGCCGGAAATAAAGCAAGCTTTGCCGCCACTGAAGAAAACGCCGCCGTGTCCTACAGCGAGAATACCGAAAGCGGCGTCAAAAATATTGACAGCCCTGCGGATAGCATAAACGCCGCCGATAACATAGGCGCGGCCGCAAATACTGCAAACGTTGACGAAGCCGTTGCTTTCGGCGCTGAGGCCGCGGTATCTAGTGCCAAGAATATTGACAGCGTCGAAGTGCTTGCCGCCGTGCTACAGCTGCACTACGGTTCGGTGCTGTCTGCTTCCCATTACAGAAATATCAAAGTACCCCGTACCGAAGACAAGCGTGGGAAATCTTCCGGCGGGAATACCGTCCGACTTTATATCGGATTAGGCAGGAAGGACGGGACAAGCAAGCGGAGCCTCGCACAGTTTTTCAGTACGCTGCTTTCCATTCCGGAACACGCGGTTGACCGTATCGAATTATTCGACCGCTTTTCGCTTGCGGATTTACCGGCCGATGCCGCTCACGAAGCCCTGAGGCTTTCAAAGAAAAAAGCCAATATGCCGCACATCCACATCGACACAAAATCGGATCCTGTAAACGAAAAGCCCCCGCACACAGCCGGTTATGCAAAAAAAAGCCCTTCACGAAAGCTGCGTGAAGGGAACCGGCGCGAAGCCTTTTTCCGCGAAAAGGATACGAGAAAGAAACATCCTGTCAGCACAGGCTCCGCCGCCGCCTATAAAAAGCGGAAATAG
- a CDS encoding BrnA antitoxin family protein, with amino-acid sequence MAIVTSVLYGNEKPTKEQIEEIRQAAKKPIVYDEDCPPLTKEQLKEFARIAKEQRKLRKKQVVAIRLSPETAEKVKALGKGYSSVLSRIIDEAFRNPELLHKCL; translated from the coding sequence ATGGCAATAGTTACATCGGTTTTGTATGGTAATGAAAAACCTACCAAAGAACAAATTGAAGAGATCAGACAAGCTGCAAAAAAGCCTATTGTATACGATGAAGATTGCCCGCCGCTAACCAAAGAGCAACTAAAGGAATTTGCACGTATCGCAAAAGAACAGCGCAAGCTCCGAAAAAAACAGGTTGTAGCAATCCGGCTTTCTCCCGAAACAGCCGAAAAGGTCAAAGCGCTTGGTAAAGGGTATAGTTCAGTTTTAAGCCGCATTATAGACGAAGCATTCCGTAATCCCGAACTTTTGCATAAATGTCTATAA
- a CDS encoding BrnT family toxin, protein MENDKIAQRLFEWDYEKEQRNIKIHKISFETAKLVFNDNNRLEFFDANHSGMEDRLITIGKVDKILFVVYTERGDKTRIISARPATKAERRLYGNSYIGFVW, encoded by the coding sequence ATGGAAAACGATAAAATAGCACAGCGTCTTTTTGAATGGGATTATGAAAAAGAACAACGCAATATAAAAATACACAAAATTTCATTTGAGACGGCAAAACTCGTTTTCAATGATAACAATCGTCTCGAATTTTTTGATGCAAACCACAGCGGTATGGAAGATCGCCTTATCACAATAGGAAAAGTAGATAAAATACTATTTGTTGTTTACACCGAACGAGGCGATAAAACACGGATTATATCTGCAAGACCCGCCACTAAAGCGGAAAGGAGACTCTATGGCAATAGTTACATCGGTTTTGTATGGTAA
- a CDS encoding carbohydrate ABC transporter permease, which produces MKQSMTTGVLSVIKIVLLLALAAFTVMPLIFMLTASFMSGKEIMQMPYKWIPDSWQYVNFITAIKGNDGNYIYVRNIINSFIVAISVSFTTVLLASITGYGLAKFRFRGRNLIFMLIMATMMIPFEAIMIPLYMIATKLHIQNTYTGLILPFMVSAFGIFMMRQYLITFPNEFLDAARVDGMHEFSIYSHIVLPNCKPVIATLAILSFRTQWDNLLWPLLVSQSDTMKTIPQYITSFTAERSTDEGAMMAAAVIASIPMMLIFFGLSKYFIGGSVVYESRKG; this is translated from the coding sequence ATGAAACAATCTATGACGACAGGAGTGCTTTCGGTTATCAAAATAGTATTATTGCTGGCGCTTGCTGCTTTTACCGTAATGCCACTGATTTTTATGTTGACCGCTTCATTTATGTCGGGAAAAGAGATTATGCAGATGCCGTATAAATGGATACCCGACAGCTGGCAGTATGTCAACTTTATAACAGCAATTAAAGGCAATGACGGCAATTACATTTACGTTCGGAATATTATCAACTCGTTTATCGTGGCAATTAGCGTATCATTTACCACGGTTCTGCTCGCATCCATCACCGGTTACGGACTGGCTAAATTCAGATTCCGTGGACGAAACCTCATCTTTATGCTGATTATGGCAACGATGATGATTCCGTTTGAGGCAATTATGATACCGCTGTACATGATTGCGACGAAGCTGCATATCCAAAATACATACACAGGTCTGATATTGCCCTTTATGGTGAGCGCATTCGGTATTTTTATGATGCGCCAATACCTTATTACCTTTCCGAATGAGTTTTTGGATGCGGCGCGTGTGGACGGTATGCATGAGTTTTCCATCTATTCGCATATCGTACTGCCGAATTGTAAACCTGTTATTGCAACGCTCGCAATCCTTTCGTTTAGAACGCAGTGGGATAACCTGCTGTGGCCGTTGCTGGTTTCTCAGTCCGATACGATGAAAACCATCCCGCAGTATATCACCTCGTTTACGGCAGAACGGAGCACCGACGAAGGTGCAATGATGGCAGCCGCCGTTATTGCCAGCATCCCGATGATGCTGATCTTCTTCGGACTTTCCAAATACTTTATTGGGGGGTCGGTTGTCTATGAATCCCGCAAAGGCTAA
- a CDS encoding carbohydrate ABC transporter permease, with product MSNSKKSGGIEKKIARWGVIFVTPAVLFFTVFSFYPIINAFIESFFDKRVLSNVPPKFVGLQNYFYIFDASRYDNPMSFLNSLRATVVFTLGTFIPLVILSLLFAVLISSLQRNSLKKVFQIAYYTPAILSSVVAAAIWLLIFDPRGLGNYWINKLLSTPGVDHQWLLNSTMLQLSTMIVYFWKYIGYFVILFITGLSTIPPVVYEAALIDGANRFQVFWSITLPLLKPTVVLVSIMAMLQCLKTFSTQYLFTQNGASLGPINVITLNIYQTGIKLQRIGRASAMSIVLFLIMLFLTWLQFRSSKPDETDY from the coding sequence ATGTCTAACTCAAAAAAGAGCGGCGGTATCGAAAAAAAAATCGCACGGTGGGGTGTTATCTTCGTTACTCCCGCAGTGTTGTTTTTTACGGTATTCAGTTTTTACCCCATTATAAATGCGTTCATCGAAAGTTTTTTCGATAAGCGTGTACTCAGCAATGTTCCCCCTAAGTTTGTAGGGCTGCAAAATTATTTCTATATTTTTGACGCTTCCCGATACGATAATCCGATGTCCTTCTTAAATTCACTGCGTGCAACGGTTGTGTTTACGCTCGGAACATTTATACCGCTCGTGATATTAAGTCTCTTGTTTGCGGTGCTTATCAGCTCATTGCAGCGGAACAGTTTAAAAAAAGTTTTTCAGATAGCCTATTATACGCCTGCTATTCTATCGTCGGTTGTCGCCGCTGCTATTTGGCTGCTTATTTTTGACCCTCGCGGATTGGGAAATTACTGGATTAATAAACTTCTTTCCACGCCTGGTGTTGACCATCAATGGTTGCTAAACAGTACGATGCTTCAACTTTCTACAATGATTGTATATTTTTGGAAATATATCGGATACTTTGTTATTCTTTTTATTACCGGTCTTTCGACCATCCCTCCGGTAGTATACGAAGCAGCTTTAATCGATGGTGCAAATAGATTCCAAGTCTTTTGGTCGATTACGCTACCGCTCCTGAAACCGACGGTCGTATTGGTTTCAATTATGGCGATGCTGCAGTGTTTAAAAACGTTCAGCACCCAATATCTTTTTACCCAGAACGGAGCCTCGCTCGGACCGATTAACGTTATCACGTTGAATATCTATCAAACCGGTATTAAGTTACAGCGGATTGGTCGTGCAAGTGCAATGAGTATCGTATTATTTTTGATCATGCTCTTTTTAACATGGCTACAATTCCGCTCGTCAAAGCCCGACGAGACGGATTATTAA
- a CDS encoding ABC transporter substrate-binding protein translates to MLKKMVGVLSMGLMIVALMSCTQEKKEEGPITLHYWTHEDPARTELETKLIAEFEKDNPNIKVERTTQGAAKLIELVQTAFAANQGPDIFNLSIEDEYSYVANGRVAPVDPKAAGYADQAAIYDSYLPEILNAVTKDGKVYGLPLEITNWCIYINKKIFRDAGLDPEKDYPKTWEDMVAVSEKLVIRDGDILVRRGFDFRYPYYLVAFVPMVEQLGGQLISDDGKTAIVGDEAWIKFLTFMRDWGPSGKNLGSPTYKSARNLFNKDNNDIAMATTGLYQQGRIRKDNPDFYNSGEWMVVPFPQFKDAVKEVPACYYGHFLMVNNDISKAKQEAAWKLIGFLLKHGEDYLREGGNIIQPTKALLESQTLKDMPYSDVFINDMNKGHMVYYGANSAELQTAIRSAVESVMLSGVAPEKALDSLRATAQEILDEENK, encoded by the coding sequence ATGTTAAAAAAAATGGTTGGCGTTTTGTCTATGGGGCTGATGATTGTAGCTCTTATGTCGTGTACGCAGGAAAAAAAGGAAGAGGGGCCGATTACGCTTCATTATTGGACGCATGAAGATCCCGCCCGTACCGAGCTTGAAACAAAGCTTATCGCCGAATTTGAAAAGGATAATCCGAATATCAAAGTTGAGCGGACAACTCAGGGCGCTGCAAAGCTGATTGAGCTGGTACAGACTGCCTTTGCGGCTAATCAGGGGCCGGATATTTTCAATTTGTCTATTGAAGATGAATATTCTTACGTTGCGAATGGCAGAGTTGCTCCGGTCGATCCCAAAGCTGCCGGTTATGCGGATCAGGCTGCTATCTATGACAGCTATTTGCCGGAAATCCTCAATGCGGTAACGAAAGACGGAAAAGTATACGGTTTGCCGCTTGAAATTACCAACTGGTGTATCTATATCAATAAGAAAATTTTCCGCGATGCCGGTTTGGATCCCGAAAAAGATTATCCCAAAACATGGGAGGATATGGTTGCCGTTTCCGAAAAATTGGTTATCCGCGACGGTGATATTCTGGTACGCAGAGGGTTCGATTTCCGCTATCCGTATTATCTTGTTGCCTTTGTTCCGATGGTGGAACAGCTCGGCGGTCAACTGATCAGCGATGATGGCAAAACAGCGATTGTCGGGGATGAAGCATGGATCAAGTTCCTTACCTTTATGCGCGATTGGGGACCCTCCGGAAAGAACCTCGGTTCTCCTACCTACAAGAGCGCACGTAACCTGTTCAACAAAGACAATAACGATATTGCAATGGCAACGACCGGTTTATACCAGCAGGGACGAATCCGCAAGGATAATCCCGACTTCTATAATAGTGGTGAATGGATGGTTGTTCCGTTCCCTCAATTTAAAGACGCAGTTAAAGAAGTTCCCGCTTGCTATTACGGACATTTCTTAATGGTTAACAACGATATTTCCAAGGCGAAGCAGGAGGCTGCATGGAAGCTCATCGGCTTTTTACTCAAGCACGGGGAAGATTATCTGCGGGAAGGCGGTAACATTATCCAGCCCACCAAGGCCCTGCTCGAATCGCAAACACTCAAAGATATGCCGTATTCCGATGTGTTTATCAACGATATGAACAAAGGTCACATGGTGTACTACGGAGCGAACAGTGCAGAGCTGCAAACAGCAATCCGCTCGGCAGTTGAATCGGTTATGCTGTCCGGCGTAGCTCCCGAAAAAGCGCTGGATTCTTTGCGGGCAACGGCGCAAGAAATTCTTGACGAAGAAAACAAATAG